The genomic DNA GCGGGGGGCTACGTCTATCACGCGCGCTACATCGAATTCGCGGAGCATGCGCGCAACCAGCTGATGTACGCCGCCGGCTACAGCTTCGCCTCGCTGGCGTCGGCCCACGGCGTGATGCTGGTGGTGCACAGGGTGGAGGCACAGCACCACCTGTCGGCCAGGCTGGAGGACAGCCTGAGCCTGCGCGCGCGCATCGCGTGGTGCCGGCCATCGAAGTCACGCTGGGTGACCGAGGCGCGGCGCGGCGATGCGCTGCTGGCCACCATCACCATCGACATGGTGGCGCTGAACGTGCGCACGCGCGAGCTGGCGCGCCACCCCGAGCCCTTCCTGGCGGCCCTGCTCGACGTGGGGCAGGCGCAGGCCTAAGGCCGCAAGGCTACGAAAGTTGGTAGTTGGCGCGTGTGGCAGAGGACGTTGAAATCCAAAGGACGCGCCGCTTGCGCGGACTGGCCGCGGGCCACCGGGCGCGCATCCAACCCTTGAAGACCTGGAGACCCGACATGAAGAAAGCCGCAACATCGACCTTGGCCCTGGGCGCACTGGCGCTGGCGGTGAGCGCCGGACTTGCGCTGGGCGGCAGCCAGGCCGCCGCGCAGGAAGAGCGCGTGATCAAGATCGTCGGATTCGGCGCCAAGAGCGGCGTCCTGCGTCAGTTCGGCCTGAACAGCGAAGCCGCCTTGCGCGCGGCGGCCAAGGAGATCAACGATGCGGGCGGCGTGAAGCTGGGCGATGGCGGCCGCGGCAGGATCGAGATCGGGTATTACGACGACCGCTGCAACGTCGACGAAGGCATTTCGCTGGTGCGGCGTTTCGCCGCGGCCGATTGGCTGGCCGGCGTGGGCACGACCTGCTCGCCCGTCGTGGAGGCGGTGTTCGGCATCCAGCAGAAGCGCGCGGGCGACGCCGAGGATTCGGGTGTGCAGTTCCCGGTGTTCACCGACGTGGCCATGAAGATCGGCCTGGCCAGGCAATCCGACTGGGCCTTTCGCAATATCCCCGATGAAATCGAGCTGTACCGCCAGCTGTTCGCCTGGGTGAAGCAGCACCATCCCGATGCCAGGACGGTGTATGGCGGCGTGGAAGAGAACTTCGTGCATTCCAACCAGACCTGGTATTCGATCATGAAGGCGCGTGCCAACCAGGATGGCTATGACGTCAAGGGCGAGGCGAAGTGGCTGCTGGACGATACCAACTTCACGGCGCAGGTGCGCGAGATGAAGGC from Orrella dioscoreae includes the following:
- a CDS encoding ABC transporter substrate-binding protein, which codes for MKKAATSTLALGALALAVSAGLALGGSQAAAQEERVIKIVGFGAKSGVLRQFGLNSEAALRAAAKEINDAGGVKLGDGGRGRIEIGYYDDRCNVDEGISLVRRFAAADWLAGVGTTCSPVVEAVFGIQQKRAGDAEDSGVQFPVFTDVAMKIGLARQSDWAFRNIPDEIELYRQLFAWVKQHHPDARTVYGGVEENFVHSNQTWYSIMKARANQDGYDVKGEAKWLLDDTNFTAQVREMKAANADIVAISAHPFTACGVLKEMARQGVKPKVLLGLTSISSPETLDVCAQQAEGLIIPTSYAPVNPQARAAADATAQFKGYADLHSMSAWENLYAIKAAIESEGVLGKPDTVKADRDRIRAGLSKQTQMDGLLGISQRTPERESIKPFVFVQATGAEWAVVHAPVQ
- a CDS encoding acyl-CoA thioesterase, with amino-acid sequence METDTALAGQQRTDAGITHRVCYADTDAGGYVYHARYIEFAEHARNQLMYAAGYSFASLASAHGVMLVVHRVEAQHHLSARLEDSLSLRARIAWCRPSKSRWVTEARRGDALLATITIDMVALNVRTRELARHPEPFLAALLDVGQAQA